Proteins encoded by one window of Gordonia jinghuaiqii:
- a CDS encoding TetR/AcrR family transcriptional regulator translates to MEPVRAENGTGGAAAAQGSESSTVRTDRRRTRRDEIVEAAARYFADHGYSNAGMRDIAQAVGMRGASLYNHFQSKEEILFAIALRMTEDPQQDLLLLDGEGGPVERLTSLVEAHVRRLARYRVEHLVALRELSALTPEHRRAVTDYRKYYQRRIRDVIDAGARLGLFEVRDPHRSAIAVLDLMNGISWWLNDSHDVDQLVSDYVDFTIGGVLHHRPVS, encoded by the coding sequence ATGGAACCGGTCAGGGCTGAGAACGGCACCGGCGGCGCCGCTGCGGCGCAGGGCTCCGAATCGTCGACGGTTCGAACCGACCGTCGGCGTACGCGGCGCGACGAGATCGTCGAGGCGGCCGCCCGGTACTTCGCCGACCACGGGTACTCCAATGCCGGTATGCGCGACATCGCGCAGGCCGTCGGGATGCGGGGCGCGAGTCTCTACAACCACTTTCAGTCGAAAGAGGAGATCCTTTTCGCGATCGCGTTGCGGATGACCGAGGACCCGCAACAGGATCTGCTGCTCCTGGACGGGGAAGGTGGACCGGTCGAACGGTTGACGAGTCTGGTCGAGGCGCATGTGCGCCGGCTCGCGCGGTACCGGGTGGAGCACCTGGTGGCGCTGCGGGAGCTGTCGGCGCTGACGCCGGAACACCGCCGCGCGGTGACCGACTACCGGAAGTACTACCAGCGACGCATCCGCGACGTGATCGATGCGGGTGCCCGCCTGGGGCTGTTCGAGGTGCGCGATCCGCACCGGTCGGCGATCGCCGTGCTGGACCTGATGAACGGGATCAGTTGGTGGCTCAACGACTCTCACGACGTCGACCAGCTGGTCAGTGACTACGTCGACTTCACGATCGGCGGCGTCCTCCACCATCGGCCGGTGTCGTGA
- a CDS encoding CaiB/BaiF CoA transferase family protein, translating to MSGPLAGVRVVEMPGLGPTPHAAMMLADLGADVIRIRRPGPDLPGPDGITDADAGLYRSRRSVDADVKNPGDLVRIREMITRADILLEGFRPGVMERLGLGPEICDAAPQLIYARMTGWGQDGDRAMSAGHDINYLAVTGVLEAMGPAGAPPVPPLSLVGDFGGGSMLLVVGVLAALHDRSRSGVGQVIDAAMVDGAGLLAQLQWSWKAAGRWVSRSEGNLLDGSAPFYATYRCADEKFIAVGALEEKFWQNLIDTLDLGDLPDRWDRANWPIITAALGARFATRTREEWQEVFAGVDACVTPVLDFDEAAADPVAVQRRSHVRVDGAIQPAPAPRFSRSALGTPRPSTTAELTQVLDDWSVTLDFRK from the coding sequence GTGAGCGGTCCGCTCGCGGGCGTGCGGGTGGTGGAGATGCCGGGCCTGGGACCGACGCCGCACGCAGCGATGATGCTCGCCGATCTCGGCGCCGACGTCATCCGGATACGTCGACCGGGACCCGATCTGCCGGGTCCTGACGGGATCACCGATGCCGATGCGGGTCTGTACCGGTCCCGACGCAGCGTCGACGCCGACGTCAAGAATCCCGGCGACCTCGTTCGCATCCGCGAGATGATCACGCGGGCAGACATTCTCCTCGAGGGATTCCGTCCGGGCGTGATGGAACGTCTCGGTCTCGGCCCGGAGATCTGCGACGCCGCACCGCAACTCATCTACGCACGGATGACGGGCTGGGGCCAGGACGGCGATCGCGCCATGAGCGCCGGCCATGACATCAACTACCTCGCCGTGACCGGCGTGCTGGAGGCGATGGGTCCGGCCGGTGCGCCACCGGTGCCGCCGCTGTCCCTGGTCGGTGACTTCGGCGGGGGATCGATGCTCCTGGTCGTCGGTGTTCTTGCCGCACTGCACGATCGCTCCCGCTCCGGGGTCGGCCAGGTCATCGACGCCGCGATGGTCGACGGGGCCGGGCTGCTGGCTCAGCTGCAGTGGTCGTGGAAAGCGGCCGGACGCTGGGTTTCCCGGTCCGAGGGCAATCTGCTCGACGGTTCCGCACCGTTCTATGCGACCTATCGATGCGCCGACGAGAAGTTCATCGCCGTCGGAGCGCTGGAAGAGAAGTTCTGGCAGAACCTGATCGACACACTCGATCTGGGTGACCTGCCGGATCGGTGGGACCGCGCCAACTGGCCGATCATCACCGCGGCGCTCGGCGCGCGGTTCGCGACGCGCACCCGTGAGGAGTGGCAGGAGGTGTTCGCCGGTGTCGACGCCTGCGTCACACCGGTACTCGATTTCGACGAAGCCGCCGCCGATCCGGTTGCGGTGCAACGCCGAAGCCATGTCCGCGTCGACGGCGCGATCCAGCCGGCACCCGCACCGCGCTTCTCTCGAAGCGCCTTGGGGACGCCGAGACCGTCGACGACGGCCGAACTCACACAGGTCCTCGACGACTGGTCGGTGACCCTGGATTTCCGCAAGTAG
- a CDS encoding MarR family winged helix-turn-helix transcriptional regulator, which translates to MTSTQNTPDTITDPVDWARHYWEHQTLDGDEQRFLALTSLLRYQRIVADAVDSELKKHGLNMTDYLLLMTLQLSEHGTRLISSLARNLMVHATTATLATDRLEARKLLGRSPHPTDRRATCVTITAKGRDTVDSATRALTAIDFGMRGSSSTDVTRLRKALTAMRQSVGDA; encoded by the coding sequence GTGACGAGCACGCAGAACACACCGGACACCATCACCGACCCGGTGGACTGGGCGCGCCACTACTGGGAGCATCAGACACTCGACGGCGATGAGCAACGCTTCTTGGCGCTGACATCCCTGCTGCGTTATCAGCGCATCGTGGCCGACGCCGTGGACTCCGAGCTGAAGAAGCACGGTCTCAACATGACCGACTACCTACTGCTCATGACGCTTCAGCTGTCCGAGCACGGCACCAGGCTCATCTCGAGCCTGGCACGCAATCTGATGGTGCACGCCACGACCGCGACACTGGCGACGGACCGGCTCGAGGCACGAAAGCTCCTCGGGCGCAGCCCTCACCCGACCGACCGGCGGGCCACATGCGTGACGATCACGGCCAAGGGACGTGACACCGTCGACTCCGCCACACGCGCGCTCACCGCCATCGACTTCGGGATGCGTGGCAGTTCGTCCACCGACGTGACGCGTCTGCGCAAGGCGCTGACCGCGATGAGACAGAGTGTGGGCGACGCCTGA
- a CDS encoding nuclear transport factor 2 family protein, which translates to MRRTATASEPPLSRSPHATRTEEHGITRSPDRPRHPRTRDDGIKGDLTDRSVEGQSDPFHPDIVVREADELPYGGEWKGKEGLRALMTKISSLAHLTVSDIDIFDVDENNVITRQVATFKREGADATLTLPMVEVYRFENEQIIEIDVFYKDTKAMIDYLA; encoded by the coding sequence CTGAGGCGCACGGCCACCGCATCCGAACCACCACTTTCTCGCTCACCCCACGCAACGAGAACTGAAGAACATGGCATCACGCGCAGCCCAGATCGTCCGCGGCACCCTCGGACTCGCGACGACGGCATCAAAGGTGATCTCACCGACAGGAGCGTCGAGGGACAGTCGGACCCGTTCCACCCCGACATCGTTGTCCGGGAGGCAGACGAGCTGCCTTACGGCGGGGAGTGGAAGGGCAAGGAAGGGCTACGGGCCCTCATGACCAAGATCAGTTCGCTCGCGCACCTGACGGTCAGCGACATCGACATCTTCGACGTCGACGAGAACAACGTGATCACCCGTCAGGTCGCCACTTTCAAGCGTGAGGGCGCCGACGCGACCCTGACGCTTCCGATGGTCGAGGTCTACCGGTTCGAGAACGAACAGATCATCGAGATCGATGTCTTCTACAAGGACACCAAGGCGATGATCGACTACCTGGCCTGA
- a CDS encoding cytochrome P450 — MKLVLLSSRAGTLARDPELENRLRQKNWVKNDLDELLRHQSPVLALRRIVTRDAVLGDQALSKGDILMLMYASANRDSQHFPGADILDFDRKGKSHLAFGHGTHRCLGATFARMQIDIAFDELLSRVTNVRPAGPDAGPIYQAGAVQAPNRLRLAFDRVENA; from the coding sequence ATGAAGTTGGTCTTGCTCAGCTCGCGGGCCGGCACGCTGGCCCGTGACCCGGAGCTGGAGAACCGCCTGCGGCAGAAGAACTGGGTCAAGAACGATCTCGATGAGTTGTTGCGCCACCAGTCACCGGTGCTCGCTCTCCGGCGCATCGTCACCCGCGACGCGGTGCTCGGCGACCAGGCGCTGAGCAAGGGCGACATCCTCATGCTCATGTACGCCTCGGCCAATCGGGACTCGCAGCACTTCCCCGGTGCGGACATTCTCGACTTCGACCGGAAAGGCAAGAGCCACCTCGCCTTCGGGCACGGGACCCACCGGTGCCTCGGTGCCACCTTCGCTCGAATGCAGATCGACATCGCCTTCGACGAACTGCTGAGTCGCGTGACCAATGTCCGACCCGCCGGCCCCGACGCCGGACCGATCTACCAGGCCGGAGCGGTGCAGGCCCCCAACCGTCTGCGCCTTGCTTTCGACCGCGTCGAGAACGCCTGA